The region TCTGGCTCTAATCCAGACTATTCCACGAGTtggaagtgctgctgcctgggtcAGGGAGacaaagcagctcagctgggtAGGGGAAGAGGCTCTGGTCTTCATATTCAGGCCGAACAGAGCCCGAGCTCCCCAGCAGGGAAGAGGCTTTACAGAAGAGAGAAAGCTTTAGGTAGGTGGTGGGTGGTCTCTGGTGGCTGCATCCCTGCCAGTCTGCAGAGCCAGCTGGGAGCCGTCCTCCAGCCTGGGGCCAAGCAGTGCTACGTTACGGCTGattcccttcctctgctcccctgcctcCCCAAAACAGCGTGGGCGCCGCTGAACTGTCCCCAGCCATGGCCAGGCATTGCTGGGGGGTGTTTGCTGgctccagccagcacagggcaggcagagctctctgTGGCCAGCCTGGTGCCCTGCTTCCTTCCCTGGTGCCGGCACAGCCAGGAGATGCTGACCTACCGGTGCTGCTACGCCAGGCTCCAGCGGGGCTCAGCTGGATGGCCTCCAAGGATCCCTCAGCTTCACTGGGAGGGTGGTAAGACACTTTTTGTAGTGGAAATTTAGGAAGGTCGCAGTCATTTGTAAAGGTGCCGCATGTTAAGACTCTATTCTTAAAGAATCTGTGTTTCTAAAATGAAGAGAGAGCaatcaggaaagaaatttaGCAACTCAGGATgtaaaaactatttcaaaaggTGACaccttttgcttctttttttgcATAACATCTGCTGTGTCTGTATGTTTGTGTGTACCTCTGGGGTGGAGGCTTTTATTATGCCCTTCTTTGGCCCAGGGGGCTCCCTGCTGGTGCCCAGTGGGCATTGCCACAGGTGTCACTGCCAAAAGTCCCCCCACAAGGGTGTCCAGGGTGAGAACAGGACATGGTTCATTTGCTGCTGCACATCCACAAGTTCTGCCCACAAAATATGGCAAGAAACTGAactgctttttacttttctaaaaGCTGCGGCCACTGCTGCTATACAATGTTGGCATGGTCATAACATGAGACTCGTCCATGGATTTCCCTCTCCATCTGGCATTGGCAAGTCAATGTTTGACATCCTGGTTTGGAATGGTTTTGTTCAATACAGGCAAAGCTATCTCCCTGTAACTGTCCTCCCTAAAAAATGTGCGTTCTCAAAGTTTATCTCATCTACTTCCGTGGTTTTCAATCCAAAGTAATGTGGCACCACAGGCAAGAGAAAAACTACGAGTGAGTGAAAAGATGGGTAAGAAAGGACTTCCCATCCCGTAACCAACCTTTCTCAAGTCCAGCAGGCCACCCACGTGTGCCCACACACACCCTGAGAGGACTCTGTCCCCGAATGCCACACACAGATGGACAAAGCAAACAGGGGCCAGCCAGCTCAGGGCaatgtgctgcagctcctgtgtgctCCTGGTGACAATCACTAAGGGCTCATCTGCAAGGACAACTCATCAGGTCGCCCTCGGGCCATCTGGTGGCTCTTTGTGCCTCATGCTTTTGCCCACCCACAGTGGTGTTTTCACTCACTGCCTTGAGGGTGTTCTTCTCGTCCCCAGAGAGCTTTGGGAAGCAGTATAGAAGTGGTGGCTGTAGGACAGGTCATCTCCAGGCTCTGTGACTGGGACACCTCATGCTCGAGTGCAGAAGGTGTGTCTGGCTGGTCAGGAGCAGCCGCCAGCCATGTGAGGGCCAGGGCTCGTTGTGCCCTACCCTGCTCCGATGGGGAGCACCCCTGGGGTCActgccccagagctgagcagggctggatcaCACATGTGGCTGCTCACACATCACACTTCCAGGGAAAACGCCTTAGGGGTCCGTGTGTCCCTGTGGCGTGGGGTGACGGAGAGACCCCTTTGGCAGAAGCCTGTATGAAAGACTTGGAGCCCCTGCGCGGGGGTTGTCCGGCTGCGGCGGGTTTGAAGGGCTGATGCCTGCAGCagtcccccagcacagcccctctgccctggccctTGCCCTGCACGCCCTGGGGGTTCTGGGGGTCAAGGGGACTCTGATGGTGGTGAGTCCCTCCTGAATTGCCGGTGCCCTCCGGCCGCCGGAGCAGCGGGCACCCCTCACAGAGCCCCGGGGCGGGCACTGCGGGCCTCCTTTCCTCATCCCCGGGGGGGTCGCACGGCTGTCACCGCCGCCTCCTCCCCGTTATTTACATCCGTCTTTAGCAGTCTAATTACCCGCTTTATTGCTTTTGCCCGGGGGAAGCCCGGGGACGGCGGCGCAGGGGAGGACCCTCCCCGCCAGCCCCCGCAGTGCCCGGGCGAGGGGGGGACACGGAGCTCAGCCGGGGCCGCCCCTTCCCGCACCTGGTTTGGGCAGGAATTGGGGCGGGGAGGGGCCGAGCCGGGCCCCGGAGCCCCCGGGGCGGGCCGGAGGGCGCTGCCCCACAGCCCGCCCTCCAGGGGCGGCTTCTGCGTGTTGCACGAATGCGATGTCCTCCAGcggaggggaagaggggaaaaaaagggaaaaaaggcgACAGGGTAGATGGATTTCCAGATAAGCAGCGGAGGTAATTTATTGGCCTTTATGCTCTTCCGATGGAGTGGGGGAGAGGCGGCGGAGTCACGTCCGCACCTCATTAAGCGGGTTTACTCCGCCTCGGCCCAGACAGGCTCTGCCGGCCCCGCCACCGAGCgcgccccgggccgggcccggcgccgccctgaggggacaccgcTCGGGGACACCGCTCGGGGACAccgctcccccggccccgggggctgccccagcctctccccGCTCATCCAGGTTGTCCGCGGCACACTCGCTCCTCCAAACTCATCTAAATTACATCAATAACAGAGCGCACTCTTTAATGAGCTCTCAACTTTAAAGACTTGAAGGATATTAACAAGCCGCTTGACAAATGGTGCTTAGAAGCACATTAAAGACGCTGCTAATGGAGCGCATAATGACGGCTAATTTTCGATCAGATATAAATTAGAGCCCCAACAGTTATTTGCCTTAAGGACTTTATGTAAATGATCCTGTTCTGTATAAACGGGGAGgcgagcccagcccagccccgccgcgccgccgagCGATGCCGCAGCCCGACGGGGcgcgcagcccccggccccaccGCCCGCGCACCGCTCCGCacgccccggggccgcccggcATTCCCGGGCCGGGGGAGGACGAGGACAGGGCTTGTCCCGCTGGGGCTGGTGGCGGGGCCAGTGCCCAGCGCCCGCGGGGGGCCCGGAAAACCCAAAGGCAGGGGCGGCGGCCCCTCTGCGGAGCCGGAGTCCGCACACACACTCTCCCGGGGTGTCCCAGCTGCCGCCCGGCGCGCTGCGAGCGcctcttctttccctccccCGTTGTTTTCGTTCGGGGGTCGTGGCCAGTTTGGGGGCAGGGTTTTGGTTGATTTGTTCGTTTGGGTTggtttctttctatttcttgcttttaatttttttttttctttttgccaacAAGTGCCAGCTGagggcccggccccgggccAGGGAAGGCGTGACCTAGCCCGcgcagcggcggcggctcctGCCCGCCcacccccggccctgcccggcctcCGGGATGCTCCCGCACGAAGGAGCCGTGTCAGCAGGTCAGCAACTGCCCCGCCCTGGGAAGGGGGTCCCGGCTGTCTGGGGGAACCCGCGGGTTTTCCTGGGGGAGATTCTGGCCGGTGGGCTGTGATTCTTTTTCTATCCCCCACCCCCCGCCCCGCAGACTTGCGGGGTGTCCTCGTCTTCCCCCCGAGCCCCTCCTTTACCTTTGCGGGGCGCGCTGAGCCGCAGCCGCGGGGCAGGTTCCGCTCCTGCGCCGCCGGGCTCCCTCCTCCGGGAGGGCTCGGGGGTCCCACCTGCCAAAATAACCACAACCATAAAGCAGGGATGGGAACGTCGTCCCTTCATCCTCCCCACCCGGGTCACCGCGCCGGGATCACAGCCCGGCTGTCCCGGCAGTGGGCACTGCTGGCGTTTTCCCCgagggaggatttggggagggaAAACGACGAGCCGCCCCCATCCTCAGCGGGGCCGCGACCGGCGCGAAGGGGCGCGGGAGTTGCGCGGAGGGCCCCGCTGGAGGCCGTACTCAcccgggcggccccggggctgcgcCTCCTGCTCCGCGCTCGCCGCCCCGATCCATCGATTTGGTCCTGGAAAAACGCGGCGCGTTCTTATAGCAGCTACGAGCAATTAATATTGCATTAaccctatttaaaaaaaaaataaataaaagggaaaaaaaaaaaaaaggggggggggaggaaCCCGTACCCCGGCAAAGCCATTTATTATTAACGCGAGGGTAATTGGAGACCCGAGACGCGGATGTGTGCGTGTCGTGGGGCAAGGCAGGCAAACACAGGCGTGACAGTGTGGCGGGAAGGAAGAGGAGCCGAGGGTGgctaatatttaatttcaggtCTGTGGTTTTCTAATTCGAGATTAAAAGCAGTCACGTCTTTGAAGCCAGACACTTGGTGTAAATGTACAGTTAAAATATTCTATTCCACAGTCCCCAGACAGAGCTCTGCTACTCCCAGGcttcattaaattttaattatcatCCCAGACTGGAGCAAGGAAAGAGGGGGAAGACTGTCCACCTAATTGCAATTGATAAAGGCAAAGAAGCCGAGATATTTTTCCTCGCCGTGCAGGCACAGcagttgtttttgttgttgttgttttaatgcGGGCGAAGGCCGGCGAGAGCAGCGTGAGCATCTCCGCCTATAGATCTGCTGTTTACAAAAGATGCACGTGAGGGAAAGCCGGGAAGTGATGCTGTAGATGGGTGTTGGGGGAGAAGGGGGGGCTCCTGGAGGATCTGGCGAAAGATCAACGGAAGAGGCGAGGACCCTCATTAGAGCTCGTCAGCTTATTGTCTCCCAAAACAAAGCACGCTGGTGCCTCAGCCCTGCTCGGCCCGGGCGGCgcaggggctgccctggcacCCGGCCCGGTTCTCCCGGACCCCGGGCCCCTCTGCACCCCACACACCCCTCAGCCCCCCGGCTCTTCCGTGCCTTTTCGTTTGTTAATCATCTGCAAGTGCGGGACCGCCAGGTACTGGGAGAAGTCGGCTAATTGCCCCTGGTTTTTAATTTGGCAAACTAGAGAGCGATCTATCTCCAGGCagtaaaaggtaaaaaataaaacccaccgCGTTTGCTTTCTAAGCAGCTTCCTATTATCACATCGccacttaattttatttccattctctCCAAGTTAAATAGAAAGCCCAGCTCACAGGGGAGCTGCCATGTGCCTACAGACTGGGGATGTCAAGCAGAGAGACTCACAGTGCAAAGTTAATTTCAATTCCCGAGGAGGATTTCACATTCTCGCTCGCTCTGACCCACAGTAATTAGCTGAGATAACTAATGATTACTTACTTATTCCTTGTAATTATCTGGATTTAATAATTCGCTGTGTAATTTATTAATTCGCCCGTAATAGCCTTTAAGTGAATGGCTCATTTAAGAGGGCGCAGCGGCGGTTCAGGGGCTGCTCGCTGCCTTCGCCTGCTCCCGGTCTGGGGGGGCTCTGCCCCCGCCGGGCCGCCCATCGCCGGCCCCCCTCACCTCTTCCCCgcttccccctgccctcccgCACCCCTCAGCGCCAGCCCCACGCCCGCGGAGGTTGCACGGCAGCCCAGCCCACGGGGGACGGCGCGGGGAGGCACTCTCCGCGTTGGGACGCGCGGGACAGCGCCACGCCCTCCCCAAAAAATCCGCGCCCCCCGGCCGCGGGTGGAGGAGCGGGCAGCCCGGGGGTGACACTGCGGGGGCCACGGAACGACAGCGACAAGGGCGGGCGGGGGTGCGGACACGGGCCGGGACACGGCGCCTGTGCCCGCGGGGCCCCGCGACACCGGGCCCTGCCTCCGCGCCCGCGGAGCCGCCGGCACCCTCGGCGTGGCtttggtgctgcagctggagctggtggctgggcggaaatatgaatatttaatcGCGGTTCGTGTATgatctccctccctccccctcgCCCGCCGCCGtcgggttttgttttttgttggcttttttttttttttttttttttccccggcTTTTGTGAGCGCGGCGCGGGGAAATcgcttttcccttttcaaattTTGAGAGGGGGGGAATTTTCGCTCCTTAGCACCCTCGGCTCCGCCTGAGCGGGGGGACGGAGCGGCTCGGGGACACCCCACggccccgtgtccccgcggGCGCGGAGCTGTCCCCGGTGCTGCCCCGCcgcacaaaaaaaaaaaaaaaaacaagcgGCAAACGCGCTTTGCCAATAAAAcgttaaaaaaatcctgttttctttttttctttttttttttttaatgaaagacgatttaacaacatttaaaaataacttagTACATTACTAGAATAAATAAACCTCctattaacaaaacaaaagcaacaaaataatttaaaaaaaaaaaaaagaaaccaaaacaaaaaccaacgAAATCGGGTCATGTACAGAACTTAAGACTTCAAACAGTCTCGGATAGAATAGCGATACAGCGAAATCTGTAAGAATATATCTATATGTGCGTCAACGCcaatgaaatatttacaataCATACAGGTACCCAACCGAGTACCCCCAGTTTATTGTTGTCGTTCCAAAAAGAAATGTACCAAACCGGTGGTGAATTTACAAGCAGTGCCGCCTCGCTCTCGCTCGCTCGCTCCCCTTCCCTACAAATTTTAATTTGGCTTTTCTACAAACAGACTTCCAAAAAGGGACTTCCCTCCGTGGAAAAGTATTGCAATTAAAGGTAATAAATAACcgagcaaataaataaataaataacccaaCAAATAAGCGGCCGGGTAGATAGATAGAGAAATAAATAACCGAGCCGGTCTGAATACCGTCGCGATACACCTTTGAAATCGAGAGAGACGGATATTGTGCTGGCAAGAAACCCGAAGCGACAGTCCCACCACCCCCCCGCCCCCCAGCGCTGTCACCTACGCGGCCACGTCCTTTCTCACTTCGGGAGCAGCGTGTGGTGGGACAATGTGGGAATCCCCATTAAATATGTAACGCGGTAAACAAATACCTCGGACAGTGAATCAGGCTACACAAATAATGTAGGACATCTACTATAGGGTGCCGACGCCGTACGAATAAGAATACTCGCCAGAGAAATACCTTAGGTTCGGGTGACAATTTACAAATGGCCAAAAGGGAcattcagaagaagaaaagctcaCGTTCATAAATCCTACCAACACAAAATATTTGATTCTCactaacaatttttttttttacttttatcaAGACTTAGATTAAAGAGGTGTAATTAATTAGAATGAGCACAAAATGAAGTTGCTAGAGagataaattaataatttacaaGGGGTTGTTTGGCAGTAATCTAATAATAGCTTTTGAAGACCAGTGAACACAGCAGGATCAGCTCTTTCCCTAAGCGTTATAacttcagagaaggaaaaggataatAACCacagtaaaaatatatatatatttatatatttataatacgCAGTGTAAATGCAGAAAAACCTGccatctgttttttttaatcattattattattattatttaaatcaaaatactttTGAGACGTCTCTCACGGTGCGAAGCCTCAACTCTAGATTCAAGTTTGGGTCCCGAGAAAGCCATGACATCGTGGCCACCCCGCTGCCACCCGGGCGAGGTCTGTTAGGAATAAAAACCAGCGGTACTTGCCGGGGCGGGTCCGGGCGCGGCTCTGCGGGGAAGTTCCCCCCGAAAGTTGGGCACGGGGCGGGGTGGGCTGGGGTCGTTTGGgattgttttcctcctttccttttcgTTGTCGTCGTCGTTGATCGGGTTTTCTGTCGGCGGCGGTGGCGCCGATGCTGTCGGGGCTGCTCCGCGGCCGGCTCAGATGCCCGCCGAGTACTTCATGCGCTTCTGCTTCTGGCGCTGGTTGCAGAACCAGACGCGGACCACGTTCTTCTTGAGGTCCAGCTTCTCGGCGATGGCGGCGATCTTCTCGGAGGAGGGCCGGGGCTGCAGGGCGAAATAGGCCTCCAGCGAGCGCTTCTCGGGGGCGGCGATGGAGGTCCGCTTGCGCTTCTTCTCCGCGCCGCTGAAGAGCTCGGGCTTGGCCAGTTTCTCGCGGTGCGACTTCTCGGCCTCCTCCAGCCACGCCTGCAGGATGGGTTTGAGGGCGATCATGTTGTTGTGGGAGAGGGTGAGGGACTCGAAGCGGCAGATGGTGCTCTGGCTGAGGGAGCCCACCCCCGGGATCTTCAGGTTGGCCAGCGCCGAGCCCACGTCGGCCTGGGTCACCCCCAGCTTGATGCGGCGCTGCTTGAAGCGCTCGGCAAAGGCCTCCAAGTCGCGGGGGTCGGCGTCCACGTCGCTCATGCAGCCCATGTGGGCCGGCAGCCCGTGGGCGTGGGCCATGCCCAGCGCCGCCGGGTGCATGGGGTTCATGCCGGCCATGTGCGGAGCGTGGCCCGGCGTGGAGACCACGGCGCCGTCGGGGGCCGCCATGGCCCCCAGCGCCAGCCCCGGCGTCAGGTGCTCCAAGAGTTCCCCCTCCAGCGCCtggtggggctggtggtggtggtggtggtggtggtgatggtggtggtgggtgCCCGACAGGGCGGACGGGTGGGAGATGGGcacggaggaggaggaggcggccgAGGTGCAGGGGATGGTGTTCATGGTGTGGTACGTGGCGTCCGGCTTGAAGGGGCTGTGGTGCGGcgggtggtggtggtggctcTTGCTCGGGGAGACGATGTCCACCGCTGCCAGGGCTTCGGCGCGGGCCAGCAGGCTCTCGTCCAGACCGCCGAATATATTGCTCTGCAATTGCAAATAGAAGGCACACATAACGCTCAGCAGGGAATTCGCCTCCCCGCGCA is a window of Sylvia atricapilla isolate bSylAtr1 chromosome 4, bSylAtr1.pri, whole genome shotgun sequence DNA encoding:
- the POU4F2 gene encoding POU domain, class 4, transcription factor 2 isoform X2; translation: MMMSLSSKQPFGLPHGGSGGGGLHETKYSALGGGAEAMRRACLPAPQLQSNIFGGLDESLLARAEALAAVDIVSPSKSHHHHPPHHSPFKPDATYHTMNTIPCTSAASSSSVPISHPSALSGTHHHHHHHHHHHHQPHQALEGELLEHLTPGLALGAMAAPDGAVVSTPGHAPHMAGMNPMHPAALGMAHAHGLPAHMGCMSDVDADPRDLEAFAERFKQRRIKLGVTQADVGSALANLKIPGVGSLSQSTICRFESLTLSHNNMIALKPILQAWLEEAEKSHREKLAKPELFSGAEKKRKRTSIAAPEKRSLEAYFALQPRPSSEKIAAIAEKLDLKKNVVRVWFCNQRQKQKRMKYSAGI
- the POU4F2 gene encoding POU domain, class 4, transcription factor 2 isoform X3, with product MRRACLPAPPVGSNIFGGLDESLLARAEALAAVDIVSPSKSHHHHPPHHSPFKPDATYHTMNTIPCTSAASSSSVPISHPSALSGTHHHHHHHHHHHHQPHQALEGELLEHLTPGLALGAMAAPDGAVVSTPGHAPHMAGMNPMHPAALGMAHAHGLPAHMGCMSDVDADPRDLEAFAERFKQRRIKLGVTQADVGSALANLKIPGVGSLSQSTICRFESLTLSHNNMIALKPILQAWLEEAEKSHREKLAKPELFSGAEKKRKRTSIAAPEKRSLEAYFALQPRPSSEKIAAIAEKLDLKKNVVRVWFCNQRQKQKRMKYSAGI
- the POU4F2 gene encoding POU domain, class 4, transcription factor 2 isoform X1 encodes the protein MMMSLSSKQPFGLPHGGSGGGGLHETKYSALHTASPCPSAGAAAPAASSPSSTGSGGSAGRGSGSGSGPGGSGGSGSSSGSGPGGSGGGAEAMRRACLPAPPSNIFGGLDESLLARAEALAAVDIVSPSKSHHHHPPHHSPFKPDATYHTMNTIPCTSAASSSSVPISHPSALSGTHHHHHHHHHHHHQPHQALEGELLEHLTPGLALGAMAAPDGAVVSTPGHAPHMAGMNPMHPAALGMAHAHGLPAHMGCMSDVDADPRDLEAFAERFKQRRIKLGVTQADVGSALANLKIPGVGSLSQSTICRFESLTLSHNNMIALKPILQAWLEEAEKSHREKLAKPELFSGAEKKRKRTSIAAPEKRSLEAYFALQPRPSSEKIAAIAEKLDLKKNVVRVWFCNQRQKQKRMKYSAGI